In Cutaneotrichosporon cavernicola HIS019 DNA, chromosome: 1, one DNA window encodes the following:
- a CDS encoding uncharacterized protein (Belongs to the peptidase A1 family), with amino-acid sequence MASLLPLLVFLTLTTAADVDADRIGTLQATLPLRYVDGRTLVTPGLGTLPQSLPLVLSPDVGYLTAVGHCTTCRHSGAEYDVASSTTAHVEAGSSFNLTLAGRTGNASETLTLGGMIVQDVLYAQGQRLQLPAGVCNIRKIMSITNTTGGASSLPDGVSGHWGLGFNESQTDSLFPAACPPNGSITVGFDLKNTSAPAGDMHWGGVPPEAYEGRFNWLPTSASTWAIPIDGFQVGSTKINANKSSTAVLDPGLDGIFVPLAFAEALYAPLGGVRDRVYTERWNLPCNTTADVHVRLGGVSYALAINQLVVPRDRLGRTCWGSVVSWSNASIPETNGDIRLGKAFISGIYMALSYCCDKKERHVGLAGKPHSANPTNVHVSTPSINIVGVVLGTVLPFLAILFGLCACRKRLPFRRPHRHHHHEGCNHDNPGQCPGCAHEAQAHGHASSASSASSASSPRFQEVPMPVPPPVPPPVRPAPIYPTPATLPPLPMVHVPAPCPPRPYLPPAPCPPPQMVCNPAPVICQTIPITYVATQYPVTVAPVAPVTPVMPVAAITSIPTHSAQPWMYAPMPVCTEIDPCDTLGEAWLRSRRSSHSKSKKKSRKSKKKKRHSGKH; translated from the exons ATGGCTTCCCTgctcccactcctcgtGTTTCTCACGCTCACCACAGcagccgacgtcgacgcagACCGTATCGGCACACTCCAAGCCACTTTGCCCCTCCGCTACGTTGATGGCCGTACCCTTGTCACTCCCGGACTTGGTACGCTGCCCCAATCACTCCCCCTCGTTCTCT CGCCAGACGTCGGATACCTCACGGCGGTGGGGCACTGCACGACGTGCCGGCACAGTGGGGCCGAGTACGACGTCGCATCGTCCACCACTGCTCAT gtcgaggccggaAGCTCGTTCAACCTCACACTCGCGGGACGCACCGGTAATGCCTCCGAAACACTTACTCTAGGTGGCATGATTGTTCAGGATGTGCTCTACGCCCAGGGCCAGCGCCTCCAACTCCCAGCTGGCGTCTGCAACATCCGAAAGATCATGAGTATTACCAATACCACCGGCGGCGCATCATCCCTCCCAGACGGCGTGAGCGGACACTGGGGCCTGGGTTTCAACGAG TCGCAAACCGACTCGCTATTCCCTGCGGCATGTCCCCCCAACGGATCAATCACCGTCGGCTTTGACCTCAAGAACACGTCGGCACCGGCTGGCGACATGCACTGGGGCGGCGTACCTCCCGAAGCATACGAGGGGCGCTT CAACTGGCTGCCAACGTCGGCGTCAACCTGGGCCATCCCCATTGACGGTTTCCAAGTCGGGTCCACCAAGATTAATGCCAACAAGTCGTCTACAGCTGTTCTCGACCCCGGCCTGGACGGCATCTTCGTTCCCTTGGCCTTTGCCGAAGCGCTGTACGCGCcgctcggcggcgtgaGGGACAGGGTGTACACTGAGCGTTGG AACTTGCCATGCAACACGACCGCCGACGTGCACGTCCGCCTCGGAGGCGTATCGTACGCTTTGGCAATCAACCAGCTCGTAGTCCCGCGCGACCGGTTGGGAAGGACGTGTTGGGGCAGCGTAGTGTCGTGGTCCAACGCTTCGATCCCCGAGACGAATGGCGACATCCGCTTGGGAAAAGCATTCATCTCGGGAATATACATGGCCTTATCGTACTGCTGCGATAAGAAGGAACGTCATGTCGGTCTCGCGGGAAAGCCACACTCGGCCAACCCAACAAACGTCCACGTCTCCACGCCCAGCATCAACATTGTGGGTGTTGTCCTCGGTACGGTTCTACCGTTCCTCGCTATTCTTTTCGGCCTGTGTGCTTGTCGCAAGAGGTTACCTTTCCGCCGTCCCCACCGTCACCATCACCACGAGGGGTGCAACCACGACAACCCAGGCCAATGTCCCGGATGTGCACACGAGGCCCAGGCCCACGGCcacgcgagctcggcgagttcagcctcctcggcatccaGCCCTCGGTTCCAGGAAGTCCCTATGCCCGTCCCCCCGCCCGTCCCACCGCCTGTCCGGCCAGCCCCGATCTATCCCACCCCCGCaaccctcccccctctcccgaTGGTGCACGTGCCCGCCCCATGTCCACCCAGGCCATACCTGCCGCCTGCACCGTGTCCTCCCCCACAAATGGTGTGCAACCCCGCCCCAGTCATCTGCCAGACCATCCCCATCACCTATGTCGCCACGCAATACCCGGTCACCGTTGCCCCAGTGGCCCCCGTCACCCCAGTCATGCCCGTGGCTGCAATCACGTCGATCCCGACCCACTCGGCCCAGCCGTGGATGTATGCGCCCATGCCCGTGTGTACCGAGATTGATCCGTGCGACACACTGGGAGAGGCGTGGCTTCGGAGTCGCCGTTCGTCACACTCTAAgagcaagaagaagagcagGAAGAGTAAAAAAAAGAAGCGCCACTCGGGCAAGCATTag
- a CDS encoding uncharacterized protein (non-haem dioxygenase in morphine synthesis N-terminal): MAALSALSAQLKADDFTSIPIIDMTDAAHPDASRRHAVAMEIRAACLNQGFFYLKNHGVPKAVADAAFDQSKAFFGSGNEVKRSIDISKSDNFRGYMGVLMENNDPTNKGDYHEAFNLGLDPSLAPESMGTEGSGDSKMQHGANAWPQSQVWPGADEFKSTTLQYYSSILGLGQRLFPLIALALDLPESFFDDKIQHPAAIMRLLYYPEREVGADEKMPGIGAHTDFECFTILRQDDNGTVPALQVANRHGEWLDAKCIPDTFVVNIGDQLARWTNDIFVSTRHRVLPTVGRDRYSIPFFFGCDHDVVMDPIPTCVSEERPNKYEVMTAGDYVHMRLTDIYAAGVKGGPDANGSS; encoded by the exons ATGGCAGCCCTCTCGGCGCTCAGCGCCCAGCTCAAGGCTGATGATTTCACCTCCATTCCTATCAT cgaCATGACAGACGCGGCGCATCCCGACGCGTCCCGGCGCCATGCCGTGGCGATGGAGATCCGGGCCGCGTGTCTCAACCAGGGCTTCTTTTATC TCAAGAACCACGGCGTGCCGAAAGCGGTCGCGGATGCGGCGTTCGACCAGTCCAAGGCGTTCTTTGGGAGCGGGAACGAGGTTAAGCGCTCT ATCGACATCTCCAAGTCGGACAACTTTCGTGGCTACATGGGCGTCCTGATGGAGAACAACGACCCAACCAACAAGGGCGACTACCACGAAGccttcaacctcggcctcgaccccTCCCTCGCACCGGAAAGCATGGGTACAGAGGGCAGCGGTGACAGCAAGATGCAGCATGGGGCGAACGCGTGGCCCCAATCTCAGGTGTGGCCTGGAGCGGACGAGTTT AAATCAACCACTCTGCAGTACTACTCGTCCATCCTCGGTCTGGGCCAACGCCTTTTCCCGCTGATCGCACTGGCCCTAGACCTTCCCGAGTCGTTCTTTGACGACAAGATCCAGCATCCCGCGGCTATTATGCGGCTGCTTTACTATCCCGAACGGGAGGTTGGTGCTGATGAGAAGATGCCCGGTATTGGGGCGCACACGGATTTTGAGTGCTTTACGATTTTGAGGCAGGACGATAATGGCACAGTGCCAGCGCTCCAGGTCGCGAATCGGCATGGAGAGTGGCTTGATGCCAAGTGTATTCCGGATACGTTTGTGGTTAACATTGGCGACCAGCTTGCGCGGTGGACTA ATGACATCTTCGTGTCGACGCGCCACCGCGTACTCCCCACCGTCGGACGGGACCGGTACTCGATCCCATTCTTCTTTGGCTGCGAccacgacgtcgtcatggACCCGATCCCCACGTGTGTCAGTGAAGAGCGACCGAACAAGTACGAGGTTATGACGGCGGGCGATTACGTCCACATGCGCCTGACGGACATCTATGCGGCGGGCGTCAAGGGTGGCCCGGATGCTAACGGGAGTAGCTGA
- the STR3 gene encoding uncharacterized protein (GHMP kinases N terminal domain) → MSVADTTPVPSSPGESSMATSVYDSNSEYDFEARAQKWHFATQVVATDSSQNQHGASATPIFQTATFKGMEGPYDYSRSGNPTRGGLESHLARLYSATSAFALSTGMTCLDVILRLVKPGETVLAGDDLYGGTNRLLTYLSSHGGVDVRHVDTTKVEGVMPHLEPGNKVKMVLLESPTNPLLKVADIAAVSKAVHAAAPNAIIVVDNTMMSPYLQRPLELGADIVYDSATKYLSGHHDLMAGIIAVRTPEHSKEVAWLINAMGSGLAPFDSFLLMRGVKTLALRMDKQQANAQIVANYLHELGFLVHYPGLKSHPGADIHWKQATGAGAVLSFVTGDKALSERIVSGTRLWGVSVSFGAVNSLISMPCLMSHASISPALRAERGLPENLIRLCVGIEDPRDLLDDLETAFIASGAIVPRNDDSLLSLDELDALYAVDAPAWGIERAHFFRRPIDSDLAEGVSRGLTLGGEAATAKVKTLDSDIVVSAPGKVILFGEHAVVHGVTAIATSLNLRCYGVLAGRFDGKVAIAAPDLEADHAWDIATLPWSLVPAREGNVAPAALDQTLLEAIEAVVSQDKPTKTGFSASVAFLYIYMAMTVTEDNALAATLTVSANLPIGAGLGSSAAFSACLASSLLFAHAHATAHCAPDPAAIDLVDAWAFLAEKVLHGNPSGIDNAVAVRGGAVAFTRAVNGKQGGLDPMGGFASIRLLLTDTGVPRDTKSLVAGVGAMKLAKPEIVNPILDRIQAISDEASSLLTSSTERAFLIERLGALMRENHTHLRTLGVSHPSLESVVSTTSKFGLATKLTGAGGGGCAVTLVPDAFDDASLARLTRELEGLGAQPHLTTLGGPGLCVHVLPQGSGGVGHSLKSAGSANLHSWSEGLGGQWVHA, encoded by the exons aTGTCTGTCGCAGACACGACGCCGGTGCCCTCGTCGCCTGGCGAGtcgtcgatggcgacgtCAGTCTACGACTCCAACTCGGAGTATGACTTTGAGGCGCGCGCCCAGAAGTGGCACTTCGCTACCCAGGTCGTCGCGACTGACTCGTCGCAGAACCAGCacggcgccagcgccacgCCCATCTTCCAGACAGCCACCTTCAAGGGCATGGAGGGCCCCTACGACTACAGCCGTAGCGGCAACCCAACCCgtggcggcctcgagtcccacctcgctcgcctGTACTCTgccacctcggcgttcGCGCTCTCGACAGGCATGACATGCCTGGACGTAATCCTCCGCCTCGTTAAGCCCGGTGAGACGGTGCTCGCTGGCGATGACCTGTACGGCGGTACCAACCGCCTCCTCACGTACCTCTCGAGCCACGGCGGTGTCGACGTCCGCCACGTTGACACGaccaaggtcgagggcgtgaTGCCCCACCTCGAGCCAGGGAACAAGGTCAAGATGGTGCTCCTCGAGTCGCCCACCAACCCGCTCCTCAAGGTTGCCGACATTGCCGCCGTCAGCAAGGCCGTGcatgccgccgcgcccaaTGCCATTATTGTGGTCGACAACACCATGATGAGCCCGTACCTCCAGCGcccgctcgagctcggcgccgacaTTGTCTACGACTCGGCCACAAAGTACCTCTCGGGCCACCATGACCTCATGGCCGGTATTATTGCTGTGCGCACCCCCGAGCACAGCAAGGAGGTCGCGTGGCTCATCAACGCGATGGGCTCTGGTCTCGCTCCGTTCGACTCGTTCCTCCTCATGCGTGGCGTCAAGACGCTCGCCCTCCGCATGGACAAGCAGCAGGCAAACGCCCAGATTGTCGCAAACTACCTCCACGAGCTTGGCTTCCTCGTCCACTACCCCGGTCTCAAGAGCCACCCGGGCGCCGACATTCACTGGAAGCAGGCGACCGGTGCTGGCGCTGTTCTCTCCTTTGTGACGGGCGACAAGGCGCTCTCAGAGCGCATCGTCTCCGGCACGCGCTTGTGGGGCGTCTCCGTGTCCTTTGGCGCTGTCAACTCGCTCATCTCGATGCCGTGTCTCATGTCGCACGCGTCCATTTCGCCCGCCCTCCGCGCTGAGCGCGGCCTCCCCGAGAACCTCATCCGCCTGTGTGTCGGTATCGAGGACCCacgcgacctcctcgacgacctcgagacggCATTCATTGCGTCTGGCGCGATTGTGCCCCGCAACGACGACTCCCTCCTTtccctcgacgagctcgacgctctGTACGCAGTTGACGCTCCTGCATGGGGCATTGAGCGTGCCCACTTCTTCAGGCGCCCCATCGACTCAGATCTGGCCGAGGGCGTCTCGCGTGGACTCAcactcggcggcgaggccgccaccgccaagGTTAAGACGCTTGACAGCGACATTGTTGTGTCAGCGCCTGGCAAGGTCATCTTGTTCGGCGAGCACGCAGTTGTGCATGGTGTG ACTGCCATCGCTACGTCGCTCAACCTCCGCTGCTACGGCGTGCTGGCTGGCCGCTtcgacggcaaggtcgcgatcgccgcgccagacctcgaggccgaccaCGCGTGGGACATTGCCACGCTACCGTGGTCCCTCGTCCCTGCTCGGGAGGGCAACGTCGcccccgccgcgctcgaccagACGCTGCTTGAGGCGATCGAAGCCGTCGTGTCTCAGGACAAGCCGACCAAAACCGGCTTCAGTGCCTCGGTCGCCTTCCTCTACATCTACATGGCGATGACCGTTACGGAGGACAATGC cctCGCTGCGACGCTGACCGTCTCGGCCAACCTGCCGATTGGCGCTGGCCTCGgttcctcggccgccttctccgctTGCCTTGCCAGCTCGCTGCTCTTtgcccacgcccacgcgACCGCACACTGCGCGCCTGACCCGGCCGCgatcgacctcgtcgacgcctgggccttcctcgccgagaaggtGCTCCACGGCAACCCATCGGGCATCGACAACGCTGTCGCGGttcgcggcggcgccgtcgccttCACCCGCGCTGTGAACGGCAAACAGGGCGGTCTGGACCCGATGGGCGGTTTCGCTTCCATCCGCCTCCTTCTGACCGACACCGGCGTCCCTCGAGACACCAAGAGCCTAGTCGCAGGTGTTGGGGCGATGAAGCTGGCCAAGCCCGAAATCGTCAACCCAATCCTGGACCGGATCCAGGCCATCTCTGACGAGGCCAGCTCTCTCctcacctcgtcaactGAGCGTGCTTTCCTTATCGAGCGCCTGGGCGCCCTCATGCGCGAGAACCACACTCACCTGCGAACTCTCGGCGTCTCGCACCCCTCGCTGGAATCCGTCGTCTCCACTACCTCCAAGTTCGGCCTGGCGACCAAACTCACCGGCGCCGGAGGGGGTGGGTGTGCAGTCACGCTTGTTCCCGATGCGTTTGACGATGCGTCTCTCGCGAGGCTCACGCGTGAACTCGAGGGGCTGGGCGCCCAGCCGCACCTCACGACACTCGGCGGACCGGGACTGTGCGTCCACGTCCTCCCGCAGGGATCGGGGGGTGTTGGACACTCCCTCAAGAGCGCGGGTAGTGCTAACCTCCATTCCTGGAGCGAGGGATTGGGCGGACAGTGGGTGCACGCGTAG